The following coding sequences lie in one Silene latifolia isolate original U9 population chromosome 5, ASM4854445v1, whole genome shotgun sequence genomic window:
- the LOC141657740 gene encoding acyl carrier protein 2, mitochondrial-like, translating into MAAAAIRSAILKQVRIPVSSNPNSSFSLSSAVNNLVFNRHLSTSEDVRGSFLDKSEVTDRVVSVVKNFQKTDPSKVTPNAHFQKDLGLDSLDTVEIVMALEEEFRFEIPDNEADKISSINMAVDFIASHPQAK; encoded by the exons GGAGCGCAATCCTGAAACAGGTTCGGATCCCAGTATCCTCAAACCCTAACTCTTCATTCTCACTTTCGTCTGCCGTCAACAACCTCGTATTCAACCGACATCTGTCGACTTCCGAGGATGTACGAGGTTCCTTTCTCGACAAATCCGAGGTCACTGATCGTGTGGTTTCTGTTGTCAAAAACTTCCAGAAAACCGATCCTTCTAAG GTTACACCAAATGCTCACTTCCAGAAAGACCTTGGACTTGATAGTTTGGACACAGTAGAGATTGTCATGGCACTTGAAGAAGAGTTCCGTTTTGAAATCCCAGATAACGAGGCAGACAAAATCAGCTCTATTAACATGGCTGTGGATTTCATTGCATCTCACCCTCAGGCTAAATAG